A window of Fusarium oxysporum Fo47 chromosome II, complete sequence genomic DNA:
CGCTGGCTCCGATGATTCCTGAACGAGCCACTCATGACAATTTTAGTGATAGATCTCAACCGAGTGCTGCTTGTATACGAGAATGGCGTACACCTAGTATTCTCTGTATGGATGGTAACTGAAACTGGATCGCAAGTTGGAAGATTTGAAGACTTGGCCCTACTGCATCAGCTTTTGCGCCTTAAGGTTCAATTCTGCTTCACAAGGCTAAACTCAAGCATAGATACTACGATATTGTCCGTAGTGCGATTGATTTGGTGTGGTAGCTTGACATATCACAGACATTTACTTCTGTGAACGCCTAAACGCCTATTCGACAGCATTGCGCATTGTGAGTGGAATCTCTAACCCTTGCATGTCAGAGCCACCCATAACTGCTATCCTTGAGTTTCTCCAAGCAAAGAGACGGTTTCTTATAGCTTGTCTCCGATTGCGGTTTGCTTCGAATGAATCAACCGCGAAGTGAGCTCTGTATGTGAAGCTAAGAATCCGTGAATGAGTGCCCATCGAAAGATCGCGTTTCGCCGTGCCGAGACGGAGCAAACTAAGGGTCAATGATTGATCATCGTCAGAAAGTCTATACGCCACCTTTGTAAATATGCATGAATTAGTTCAATAAGACATCCAATTCCATGTTAATCATGTGGCATGAGAGTTTGAACTATTGAACAATAGCTATTCTGACATGTCGGGCTATTCGAACTGTAGAGTGGGGGAGCATGGCATCCATCATTACTGTAACCTGAAGAGCGAAGAAAATAACAAATTATGCAAGTCAGTAATTATTATGCATAGAACAACGCAAAATCATGACTCGAGCTTAGATAATGATGTTTGTCTCCTTCGGTAATACGAGTTGTGTGGGACGCGAGTGAGGACAGGTGTAATGTCATGGGCATTTTCGCAATTGCATCATTCACAACgaaaggaaaggaaatgAAAGGAAAGGCTATAGGTACCGAATCAATACACATTCAGTGAttctagtattataataaatgGTGAAGATGTTTTCGTGGAGTTCCGGTGCCATGATCGCGACAAAAGCCAAAGCCCACGAGGTTGGTATAGGGTGGGGATCTTCAAGACAATGGCAGGTCATTGAGCTTGCGTGGTTATCGCAAGTCCTATTTAATAGTTATAGACAGATCTGCGTGCCTTCCAAGAGGACATCGTTAATAGATATTGAATATCTATCGAAGTGGTAGATTTTGAAAGTGTCATTCATGTATGGATGCCTGTTAAATCCAACTTTGCGCTTTGAACCACATAACGCTGGACCATACGAAGAATTTCACCGTATCGACTAACAATAGACAAGAATAGGCCATTAAAGAAGTCATAGTACTGAATATTGTATGCGCCTTATGAAGTAGACATGTCTAATAGCAAATCACAGGACACAATAAACATGATAGTGATGCTACCCATGATCTATTTTGACAGGGCTAGCCTTACAAGGTAACTTCTTCCCCTGACATAAATTACTTCCTATGCAAGGAAATAAGTATTATTCGAGAAGCCTTTACAAGCCTTTTGCACGAAGGTAGCTTTTGTAACATCGGCCATGATTCGTACACCAATCGCCGTTCCTTCCAAGTATTTGACATCGAGGTTAAGTGCAATGAGGATCCAATATTTAGAGTGCCTGATTAAATGTTACAGTATTGCTATGACATTATGGCGATACCCTTGAATTTTGACACAAGCTATACGAGAACAACCAAATATACATAATGGGGAACAACGACAGCCCCATGCTCCCCGAGCAACACTCGCATATTGTCCGATTTACAATGACTCACGCCGAATTCTCCGTGATATTCGAGGGGGCCGGACATGCTAAAACTCTAGTAATTGTAGACCCTTAGAGCACTTGATGATTTTCCTTTTAGGGAGTGCATTCCTCCTATCTTCATTAGCAAGTCCCATTTAGCCACAGAAAACAGAGGTATTGGCTGCTGCAAGGTCGCAATTCGAAGAAGAATTAGGTGGgtctttatatatatataaaaacaaAAGGCAAGAGTATGGTCATGATTTGAAAACATCAATGCACCAAGCTTAATATCAGAGACAGAAGAGTTGGTGGCTGAGGACCCCTGCGGCATCAAATCTGGGGTAAATAGACGCCATGCCTATCGCAGCATGTATCCCCACGTGATGACCTCATTGGATAGGTCCGCTCGGACCCGACTTACGACGCTCGTGGTAAACATTCAGTATCGCGACAGCTTCATCTTTGTCCTCCCAAGCCTAAAACTCCTAGATATTACCTATCTTTCCCTCGGTTTTTGATCGAAGATCACTTCTTGATAAGCCTCTAATATCACCACTGTAAACCCCACAATGACTCAACTCGACATCCCCTCGACCGCATCTCTCAGAATGGAAGTCCTCGCCAAGCACCAGAGAATGCCTCTGCGCATCCTCACCTTCAACGTTCGCTACGCAACAAACAATCGCGAACATAATGAGAAACCCTGGGACGTGCGTCGGCCTAAGCTCATCAATCAATTGAACTTCGTCACCGCCGGTCATGAGAGCCCCTTCATTTGCCTCCAGGAATGTCTCAACCACCAAGTCAACGAGATCCAGGAGGATCTGGGCTCTCATTGGAAACACATTGGCCGTGGACGCGGAGAGAAACCCGAGGACGGAGAGTTTTCTCCTATTTTCTATCGCAACGATGTATGGAAGAACGTACGGAAGGAGGTCCGATGGCTGAGCAAGACACCTGAGAAGCCCTCTCGCGGTTGGGATGCAGTCCTGAACCGAATCGTCACAATGGGAGAATTCGAACACCGAGTCACAGGTACCCGCGTCGTAGTATTCAGCACACATTTCGACCACATCGGCGTCAAGGCCCGTCAGCACAGTGCCGAGCTCCTCATCAAGTTCGCCAAAGAATGGGGCCAAGCAGGCGACAAGAAGGCATCGGCCGTGCTCATCGGCGGCGACTTCAACAGCGAGCCCGAGGATGGCGCGTACAAGACTATCACGGCGTCTGGGTCAGGCATCTCTGACGTGTCGGACCTGGTGCCCAAGCATAAACACTACGGCAACGAAACTACGTACACGAGCTTCGGGGAGGGTTGGCAACCCTCGCGTATCGACTTCCTGTTCATCCAAGAGCCGAGAACAGCTCATGTCAATACTTTTGGGGTTCTAGCGAATGGGTTTGATGATGGCGTTCGTGTTTCTGATCACCGACCTGTCGTGTCAGACCTGGACATTGTGGTTTGATCGGGCACAGGGTTGTACTGTGCCCAACGTGAGTGCAGTCTGTGATAAGTTGACATATGCTTCTTCAGACAAGTACAGATTGTCAATAGCTAAATACCTCAATTATGGTGCATGTATGTTTAATGAGGATGCTGTGGCGCTGGCTTCACTGCATACATGCCAGCAAGACAGCAGAGACATTATTTGAACACCGTTGCCGTGGCCTTTAGAATACTCATACAATAAGACTTGCCCCACGTTGTAGTTTGATATTTGACAGACACTTGAAACATATCTGATTACTGATAGCCGGATGAAGAACCCTCGACTGTTATCTTTGCACATCAAGGCTCTAGCGGCCATACAAGTCCGTCAACAGCCACAGTGAGTATGCAACTCGCTCTCCATGTATGACGAGATTGAGCACTGCCTTTCGAATCCCACGCCATCGATCGTAGAATCACTGCATCGACTGCATCTGATACGATGGGGTAGCTACCCGTTCTCACGTTGATCCTTTCAACCGCAGGTGCCATGCAAGCTAGCAGAACGGGAAACATGCATAACCATAGATATCACTGTGTTGATCATCACCAAGCATAGATAGCAACTCGGCGAGTAATAAGCATCTCGTTATCGCAGACTTACATATTCTTGGCCGAACGCCGGAAACTGACCTATCAACGACAAAACAACGTAACCGTGGCTGGCTGCCTGGGCGAGACACCATGCCAATGAGCCATGTCCGAGATGGGAATCTTCGGAAGATGAGGCTCTGCTCGGCAAAAAAGAATATGGTCCCCATGTTTGGACGCATTGAGGGGCAAAACGCAAAAAGCGGTGTGTGAAAGatggtggaggagaagagggttTGGGGCGCTCTCCAACTTCTCGTTGTGGTGGTTAGCAGCACCGACGGTTGAGTTCGGGGACACGATAGATACCATCGTTCTCTGAGGGTGTAAACTTGATCACAGGTCGAAAATAGTAGATTTGACAAAGAAGCGTTCGCCTCCACTGATCTTCAAGCGGTGCTATGCAACTTGTGATTTCATGCAGCCATGGGCAACCGAAAGGAGCTATTGTTGTCTCAAGCGTGTTCTTGAAGATATTCAAGGCGAGCCGTTATACGCGGCCCCAGGAATACAATACTAGGAAGACCTGGCCGCGGTCTAGTACCGGATGCTTGTGCCTTTGATGGTTGCAATTATGCTTGTCATCCATAAGAACAAGACTAATATAGTTGCACTACCCACTGTAGTTCAGAACTAGTCTGACTCGTTGAGAGAAGGGAGAATTGGTAGCCATCGGTGTACGAGATGTCTTGAGATTCACGATATGTTGCCTGTCAAATTGTTTCAACTTGATCTGTATAGAACTGTCTAAACTGGCCACCGGGAGCCGCATTCATAAACGCATATTTTGATGGTAACCACACATGATTAGACATAACCTCAGTGAATGGCTGGAATCGTGAACTAATCATGCCGGCTGACGGCCCTGTAGAGCTGCGTCAATGCCTTGGATGCACGTCTAGCCTATCCCCACACAATCTGAAAGCCAAGGCAAGCCATCCGAGAGAACCCCGGCTGAAAGGTGTCCCCGTCTGGCTTAGCGAGCAGCAGCTTCGAACCCGGCAATTCACAAACTGGAGATGTTCAATCGTCTTCGTGCCTGTCAAGATAGAGCGAGGGCAACACAGCAGCGAGCTCGTAACAGTCCCAGAGATCTTGGGAAACACAAACTGTCAGCGTGGCATGTATAAGCAGACACGAAGCCAATCAACAACCTCGAGTTGACCGAATATTGCATCTTGGTTTAACATCCGAGACATCGACGTGGAAAGTTGGTGGGCGAATGTGCAAAGCAAAAGGTAAACTTGAGGTTAGAGGGTGCAAGGTGATGGCCGTGCAGGGGCGTGGACAGGGACAACAGATGTCGATTATTGGATGGGTAGATCGAATAAGAAGTAGCAGCGTGTTCATCCTCGATTGCGACTCATCGAGGTCAGCTGATGAGGATGTCACCGACTCAGTACAGTATCAGAATTACTCCATGCAAGTTGCTCAAGAGCGCTGGCTGCTTGGTAACCGGGCACAGTTCAAACGACGACATAATTACAATTGTATGTATTGTTGTTCTCGGAAGCGCCCGTCCGAATCTAGGTTTGAGTATGAAACAAAAACAACTCACATGACATGTTTAGAAGCGATACTGTGCTTGTTGTTCGTCGGTGGTAGGACGGAGAAAGCGGAGGCCAATCTCCGGTCTGGGCGCGGAAGGACAAGGAGGTGAAGCCGGAGAGAGTGGAGTCACTCGCTCCGGGCTCGGAAGTAGACCCACCAAATTCCAAGCCGGACAGGAAACTGTGTTGGACACGTATTCATGCCGTGACGAATCGTGCGACACGATGCTTGAACGGAGGCTGGGCCGGATCGCCAGAAATTAACAGGGCATGAACTGGCGGCAGCATCGCCGAGTGCGGGGCTAACCGCCCGAACTTGGTCATGGAAAGACTCCGAGGCCACTGTATATGGCCGCTGGAGGTTGGGCACCAGGCCCGTGCAAGCACCAAGCATGGATGGTCATTGCGGCAAAGCTATCTATCCATTACACCTGTCAAATAGAAACGTCAGCGCCGCAAGCGCGTTGAAATAAGTGACAGCACACTTGAGCAATTTTTTGCCTTCTGAGGAGGAATCGCAGAGAAATGGAAAGAGGCACTGTCGCAAGTAAACGAAACACATTCTTGCTCCTGCTATGAGTCAACTTTACAATAACCTCCAAACTTAGACGGCCAAGCCCGGAGCCTCAACTCAATCGCGACAACCAGTCACAAGTCCCAGACATGGATGGCAGACAGCTTGTCACGACCAGGTTTAGCAGCGGTGCTTCGATATCCCACGTGTACCCCGCGCTGCACTCACGTCTGGCATTAACTTGGTGTAGATCGGGTTCATTGTTGGTACCCGAGCAAGGGAATTGAGCCAGCTTGGGCAAAGGTCTACGCCCAGTTAGGCACGAAGGTGAAGAAGGCCTCGGGGGCGGGCTAAACACGGCACTTTGGTGGAGGCGTAGATCGATGGAGGCGGCTTGAGGCACATCAACGGAGAATCGTGATGGCGTTTTACGCCCCTCTTGAGGGTAATTGGGCATCTCTAAGCTCTGTACGAGGTTCAATAATCATGATTGATTTCTCAGAGGCACAGCCGTTTGGCGAGTTCCGCATGGCTATCCTACTCTGTGTATCTTGTCCTACCTCGTCAAGCCCTTGTGCCATGGGTGCACAAGC
This region includes:
- a CDS encoding Endonuclease/exonuclease/phosphatase produces the protein MTQLDIPSTASLRMEVLAKHQRMPLRILTFNVRYATNNREHNEKPWDVRRPKLINQLNFVTAGHESPFICLQECLNHQVNEIQEDLGSHWKHIGRGRGEKPEDGEFSPIFYRNDVWKNVRKEVRWLSKTPEKPSRGWDAVLNRIVTMGEFEHRVTGTRVVVFSTHFDHIGVKARQHSAELLIKFAKEWGQAGDKKASAVLIGGDFNSEPEDGAYKTITASGSGISDVSDLVPKHKHYGNETTYTSFGEGWQPSRIDFLFIQEPRTAHVNTFGVLANGFDDGVRVSDHRPVVSDLDIVV